Proteins encoded in a region of the Nicotiana tomentosiformis chromosome 9, ASM39032v3, whole genome shotgun sequence genome:
- the LOC138899157 gene encoding uncharacterized protein: protein MKKFLWWTAWSSFEEEFKDQLKQLGSLCVDAAKDLLRYPPQNWCRAYFDTVCKNQMVDNNFTESFNSWILKARGKLILKIIENIRIKIMNRLREKEEEVRTWTTEFSPYCMKLFTAYLKIANNSCTVNFNGDIGYEVFEGDDKHSVNLVMKKCTCRTWQLTGIPCPHAIKAMEYKKLDPITEINWRYSKEAYLMIYKAKQMHVRVGKPKVQRNREKDEACKRQGEWAQSRKGTRMTCSNCGSLDHNSRTCKVDDSEKGKKQTKRKKANIEEVIESEVEEPEVVKDVGCSAPQPT from the exons ATGAAGAAATTTCTCTGGTGGACTGCCTGGAGCAGTTTTGAAGAAGAGTTTAAGGACCAGTTAAAACAACTTGGATCTTTGTGTGTTGATGCTGCTAAGGATTTGCTTAGGTATCCACCACAAAATTGGTGCAGAGCATATTTTGATACAGTATGCAAAAATCAGATGGTGGACAATAATTTTACTGAATCCTTCAACTCTTGGATCTTAAAAGCAAGAGGCAAGCTTATCCTGAAGATAATTGAGAATATTAGAATCAAGATCATGAACAGGttgagagagaaagaagaagaggtTAGAACATGGACTACTGAGTTTAGTCCTTATTGCATGAAGTTGTTTACCGCTTATCTGAAGATAGCTAATAATTCATGTACTGTGAATTTCAATGGTGACATTGGGTATGAAGTTTTTGAGGGTGATGATAAACATTCAGTGAACCTGGTAATGAAGAAATGCACCTGTAGGACTTGGCAGTTAACTGGCATCCCATGTCCCCATGCTATCAAGGCAATGGAATACAAGAAATTGGATCCGATCACTGAAATTAATTGGCGGTACAGTAAGGAAGCTTACCTTATGATATATAAGGCCAAGCAGATGCATGTTAGAG TTGGAAAGCCAAAGGTTCAAAGAAATAGAGAGAAAGATGAAGCCTGTAAGAGGCAAGGAGAGTGGGCTCAATCAAGGAAGGGAACTAGAATGACATGCAGCAACTGCGGATCATTGGACCATAATTCAAGGACATGCAAG GTTGATGATAGTGAAAAAGGCAAGAAACAAACTAAGAGAAAAAAGGCCAATATTGAAGAAGTCATTGAATCTGAAGTTGAAGAACCCGAAGTAGTTAAAGATGTTGGTTGTTCAGCACCTCAACCAACATAA